In a single window of the Magnolia sinica isolate HGM2019 chromosome 7, MsV1, whole genome shotgun sequence genome:
- the LOC131251921 gene encoding F-box protein At5g49610-like — protein sequence MARPAKINKRKYIKNKNSRRKAVLWNSISFEKGKSLSDYPEEIIFNILVRIPAASLNDLRRVCKNWLEVISSSYFIQCHLARVQPYLIEGTTLWNNPIRSVDVKDSEIRARKLDIGCHGNILATCNGLLLIEANHLKGICISNPATKKLLRLPKCSKSPCDNYHLLHDMDFRYARLDFYRFGYAPSTKEYKVIHFFHDGFHQLCEILTLGSDSWRRIDISFLVLPLIFNEQLSLNGVLHWLVGYHYIMSMDLAQETFHQTPIPCCIRPSCRTFSRDETFYRHTFSKDETFYLKEIRGSPSLINRISDVEFEVWILKDFQIKEWIKLSNIDATGRGLMNLIPILSLRNDEVIFKSRRKRSGHLVLSTYDLKLQTMIQVKLYSRDRQIFSIMTHFDTLVSLKFQK from the coding sequence GGCAGTCTTATGGAATTCTATTTCTTTCGAAAAAGGGAAGTCTCTGTCAGATTATCCTGAAGAGATAATCTTCAATATCCTCGTTCGCATTCCAGCTGCATCTCTTAATGACCTAAGGCGTGTATGCAAGAACTGGTTAGAAGTAATCTCTAGTTCTTATTTCATACAGTGCCACCTCGCTCGAGTCCAACCTTACCTCATCGAAGGAACAACACTTTGGAATAATCCGATTCGTTCGGTGGATGTAAAAGATTCTGAAATAAGGGCACGAAAACTGGATATAGGTTGTCATGGGAATATCTTAGCTACCTGTAACGGATTGCTTTTGATAGAAGCCAATCATCTAAAAGGCATTTGTATCTCCAATCCAGCTACCAAGAAATTGCTACGGCTTCCAAAATGTTCTAAATCTCCGTGTGACAACTACCATCTTCTACATGATATGGACTTCCGTTATGCGCGACTTGACTTTTATAGGTTTGGATACGCTCCTTCCACTAAGGAATATAAAGTGATTCACTTCTTCCACGATGGTTTCCATCAGTTGTGTGAGATACTAACCTTAGGTTCGGATTCATGGAGAAGGATTGATATCTCATTTCTCGTTTTGCCATTGATATTCAATGAGCAACTATCGCTGAATGGGGTTTTGCACTGGTTGGTTGGTTATCATTATATAATGTCTATGGATCTTGCCCAAGAGACGTTTCACCAAACGCCGATTCCATGTTGCATCAGGCCAAGTTGTCGTACATTTTCAAGGGATGAAACTTTTTATCGTCATACATTTTCAAAGGATGAAACTTTTTATCTTAAAGAGATTAGAGGCTCTCCATCTCTCATTAACCGAATATCTGATGTTgaatttgaggtttggatcttaAAGGACTTTCAGATAAAAGAGTGGATAAAATTGAGTAATATTGATGCGACTGGAAGAGGCTTAATGAATCTTATTCCTATTCTAAGCTTGAGAAACGACGAGGTCATATTCAAGTCTCGTAGAAAGAGAAGCGGGCACTTGGTCTTGTCCACCTACGATTTAAAACTCCAGACGATGATTCAGGTCAAACTATATTCAAGAGACCGTCAGATTTTCTCTATCATGACTCACTTCGACACCCTAGTTTCTTTGAAGTTTCAAAAATAA